The following are encoded together in the Microterricola viridarii genome:
- the mtrA gene encoding MtrAB system response regulator MtrA: protein MSARILVVDDDTALAEMIGIVLRSEGFEPSFCADGALALDAFRANKPDLVLLDLMLPGRDGIEVCTLIRAESGTPVIMLTAKSDTTDVVKGLESGADDYIVKPFNPKELVARIRTRLRPAAAASETLQVGDLVVDAAGHEVRRGDERINLTPLEFDLLLALASKPQQVFTREMLLEQVWGYHYKADTRLVNVHVQRLRAKVEHDPDNPRIVTTVRGVGYRAGSAS, encoded by the coding sequence CGACGACACCGCCCTGGCGGAGATGATCGGCATTGTCTTGCGCAGCGAGGGCTTCGAGCCCAGCTTCTGCGCCGATGGAGCGCTCGCGCTGGACGCGTTCCGGGCGAACAAGCCCGACCTGGTGCTGCTCGACCTGATGCTGCCCGGCCGTGACGGCATCGAGGTGTGCACGCTGATCCGCGCCGAGTCCGGCACCCCGGTGATCATGCTCACCGCCAAGTCCGACACCACGGATGTCGTCAAGGGACTCGAGTCCGGCGCCGACGACTACATCGTCAAGCCGTTCAACCCCAAGGAGCTGGTGGCCCGGATCCGCACCCGACTGCGGCCGGCCGCCGCAGCATCCGAGACCCTGCAGGTCGGCGACCTGGTGGTGGATGCCGCCGGCCACGAGGTGCGGCGCGGCGACGAGCGGATCAACCTCACCCCGCTGGAGTTCGACCTCCTGCTGGCGCTGGCGTCCAAGCCGCAACAGGTCTTCACCCGCGAGATGCTGCTGGAGCAGGTCTGGGGCTACCACTACAAGGCCGACACCCGCCTAGTCAACGTGCACGTGCAGCGCCTGCGCGCAAAGGTCGAGCACGACCCGGACAACCCCCGCATCGTCACGACGGTGCGCGGGGTCGGCTACCGGGCCGGCTCCGCCAGCTGA
- the mtrB gene encoding MtrAB system histidine kinase MtrB, which yields MVDWRSWRSWPQRVGRAWRESLQFRTVLISLGLSSVAILLTGLYLSVSISNNLFQARLDQVLGESSRAVASAQQLVDASDATDRAAMLSVMNSARNALSAGSSNRLVAGFRVPGQEPSAIAPLDFVPSTLRTGVITPELQQQVRANGDEQFWQSVSLPTPEGGSVPGIVVGSQLVLPTAGRYEIYIAYSLADAEQTLGFVQQTAGVAAVALLLLMGAVTWVVVRFVVTPIRVAAEVSQRLAAGELEVRIPEKGEDVIATLARSFNGMADSLQAQIQKLADLSEVQQRFVSDVSHELRTPLTTIRLAGDVLYDQRGTFPPATERTAELLHTQVQRFELLLSDLLEISRYDAGSVALDLEPTSLVHIVEESMESMSRLAAQNGTELSLVAPGGHLPAELDPRRIRRIVNNLLGNAIEHSEGKPIVLFVDSTATAVALTVRDYGIGMKKEEAARVFDRFWRADPSRKRTIGGTGLGLPISLEDALVHGGTIDVWSAPGAGSAFRVTLPRVHGRPMGESPLPLPPEDAGHSRPEPARTEEGDTP from the coding sequence ATGGTTGACTGGCGCTCGTGGCGCAGCTGGCCGCAACGGGTGGGGCGGGCCTGGCGCGAGTCGCTGCAGTTCCGCACCGTGCTCATCTCGCTCGGGCTCTCCAGCGTCGCCATCCTGCTGACCGGCCTCTACCTCTCAGTGAGCATCAGCAACAACCTGTTCCAGGCCCGGCTCGACCAGGTGCTCGGCGAGTCCTCCCGCGCCGTCGCCTCCGCCCAGCAGCTCGTCGACGCCTCCGACGCCACCGACCGCGCCGCCATGCTCAGCGTCATGAACAGCGCCCGCAACGCGTTGAGCGCCGGCTCCTCCAACCGTCTCGTCGCCGGCTTCCGCGTTCCCGGGCAGGAACCGAGCGCCATCGCGCCGCTGGACTTCGTGCCGTCGACGCTCCGCACCGGCGTGATCACCCCGGAGCTGCAGCAGCAGGTGCGCGCGAACGGCGACGAGCAGTTCTGGCAGTCGGTGAGCCTGCCGACGCCGGAGGGCGGATCCGTTCCGGGCATCGTCGTCGGCTCTCAGCTCGTGCTGCCAACCGCCGGGCGCTACGAGATCTACATCGCGTACAGCCTGGCCGACGCCGAGCAGACGCTCGGCTTCGTGCAACAGACGGCCGGCGTCGCCGCGGTCGCTTTGCTGCTGCTGATGGGCGCCGTCACCTGGGTGGTGGTGCGCTTCGTGGTCACGCCGATCCGGGTCGCCGCCGAGGTCAGCCAGCGGCTGGCCGCCGGCGAGCTCGAGGTGCGGATCCCCGAGAAGGGCGAGGATGTCATCGCAACCCTCGCCCGCTCCTTCAACGGCATGGCCGACAGCCTGCAGGCGCAGATCCAGAAACTCGCCGACCTCAGTGAGGTGCAGCAGCGTTTCGTCTCCGACGTCTCGCACGAGCTGCGCACGCCACTGACCACGATCCGGCTGGCCGGTGACGTGCTCTACGACCAACGCGGCACGTTCCCGCCAGCCACGGAACGCACGGCCGAACTGCTGCACACCCAGGTGCAGCGCTTCGAGCTGCTGCTGTCGGACCTGCTCGAGATCAGCCGCTACGACGCCGGCTCCGTCGCCCTCGACCTGGAGCCGACGAGCCTCGTCCACATCGTCGAGGAGTCGATGGAATCGATGAGCAGGCTGGCCGCGCAGAACGGCACGGAGCTCAGCCTGGTGGCCCCGGGCGGGCACCTCCCTGCCGAGCTCGACCCGCGCCGCATCCGCCGCATCGTGAACAACCTGCTCGGCAACGCCATCGAGCACAGCGAGGGCAAACCGATTGTGCTGTTCGTCGACAGCACGGCCACCGCCGTCGCCCTCACCGTGCGCGACTACGGAATCGGCATGAAGAAAGAGGAGGCCGCCCGCGTCTTCGATCGGTTCTGGCGTGCAGACCCCTCCCGCAAACGGACCATCGGCGGTACCGGTCTCGGGCTCCCGATCTCGCTCGAAGACGCGTTGGTGCACGGCGGAACGATCGACGTCTGGTCAGCGCCCGGCGCCGGGTCTGCGTTCCGGGTGACGTTGCCGCGCGTGCACGGCCGCCCGATGGGGGAGTCCCCGCTTCCGTTGCCGCCGGAAGACGCGGGCCACAGCCGCCCTGAACCCGCCCGCACAGAGGAGGGGGACACCCCGTGA
- a CDS encoding LpqB family beta-propeller domain-containing protein, which translates to MNVRSRLAGLAALLAIALAGCSSIPSSGGVHPGRGVESEASPEFDFLARSPQPGATQEEILLGFVEAAASPQDRYAVAREYLTSDFAAEWDPDSSALIDGGNLRSLQPVGENAMSLTVSALADVSVTGDYMQREAPTVQVLGYEFSKVDEQWRISSAPQGILVDQPTFSLVFGSYPLYFFDPTFSYLVPDLRWFPRRTSTPTVIVKALLNGPSEWLNGAVQSAFPEGTALVPDSVRIVARTAVVDLSPGVLQTEPAQLARMQQQLSTSLHNVSAISGISITVDQIEQQIPANPGTVISDPHVDPRALILRDGQFGYLATTGDSITPLDESDAIVALDPVAVNLGARQQSGDTAAVLNADGALVVRAGSAARLLDQRPGLIAPTVDVFGYVWSVPAGAPGELLAFAPDGTEHAVVTSWPDATQIISLALSRDGTRLLALYRAGDTTRLVATAVQRRDGEGRNAPAKLGTPLELAVPSAKPLATAWVNELTVATLTTADGTETVITTQQLGGPSSEIDGAPGAVTLSGGNAARELRLLTADGVLLQRRGLSWQPRIDGVGVLGVSLGR; encoded by the coding sequence GTGAACGTCCGCTCCAGACTCGCCGGCCTTGCCGCACTGCTGGCCATCGCCCTCGCCGGCTGCTCCAGCATCCCCAGCTCCGGCGGCGTGCACCCCGGGCGCGGGGTCGAGAGCGAGGCGAGCCCCGAGTTTGACTTCCTGGCCCGCAGTCCGCAGCCCGGCGCCACTCAGGAGGAGATCTTGCTGGGCTTCGTGGAGGCTGCGGCCAGCCCGCAAGACCGCTACGCGGTGGCCAGGGAATATCTCACCTCGGACTTCGCCGCGGAGTGGGACCCGGACTCCAGCGCCCTGATCGACGGCGGCAACTTGCGCAGCCTGCAACCGGTGGGCGAGAACGCCATGAGCCTGACCGTGTCGGCGCTCGCCGATGTGAGCGTCACCGGCGACTACATGCAGCGCGAGGCGCCGACGGTGCAAGTGCTGGGCTACGAGTTCAGCAAGGTCGACGAGCAGTGGCGCATCAGCAGTGCGCCGCAGGGCATCCTGGTCGACCAGCCCACCTTCTCGCTCGTCTTCGGCAGCTACCCGCTCTACTTCTTCGACCCCACCTTCAGCTATCTGGTGCCAGACCTCCGCTGGTTCCCACGGCGCACCTCGACGCCGACGGTGATCGTCAAGGCCCTGCTGAACGGCCCCAGCGAGTGGCTGAACGGTGCAGTGCAGTCCGCCTTCCCCGAGGGCACCGCGCTGGTGCCCGACTCCGTGCGCATCGTCGCGCGCACAGCCGTGGTCGATCTCTCACCCGGCGTGCTGCAGACAGAGCCAGCTCAGCTGGCGCGGATGCAGCAGCAACTGAGCACGAGCCTGCACAACGTCTCGGCGATCTCCGGCATCAGCATCACCGTCGACCAGATCGAGCAACAGATTCCCGCCAACCCGGGCACCGTGATCAGCGACCCGCACGTCGACCCGCGCGCGCTCATTCTGCGCGACGGGCAGTTCGGCTACCTGGCAACGACGGGCGACAGCATCACGCCGCTCGACGAGTCGGACGCGATCGTGGCGCTGGACCCCGTCGCCGTCAACCTGGGCGCCAGGCAGCAGTCCGGAGACACGGCGGCCGTGCTCAACGCGGACGGCGCCCTGGTGGTGCGCGCGGGCAGCGCTGCGCGGTTGCTGGACCAACGGCCGGGCCTGATCGCGCCGACCGTCGACGTGTTCGGCTACGTCTGGTCGGTGCCGGCCGGCGCGCCGGGGGAGCTCCTGGCCTTCGCTCCGGACGGCACAGAGCACGCCGTCGTCACGAGCTGGCCGGATGCCACCCAGATCATCTCCCTCGCCCTCTCCCGCGACGGCACCCGGCTGCTCGCGCTCTACAGGGCAGGCGACACGACACGTCTGGTGGCGACCGCCGTGCAGCGCCGCGACGGGGAGGGGCGGAACGCACCGGCCAAGCTGGGCACGCCGCTTGAACTCGCGGTCCCGTCCGCGAAACCGTTGGCGACCGCCTGGGTGAACGAGCTGACCGTCGCGACGCTGACCACGGCGGACGGCACAGAGACGGTCATCACGACGCAGCAGTTGGGCGGGCCGAGCTCCGAGATCGATGGGGCGCCCGGCGCTGTCACGCTGAGCGGCGGCAACGCGGCCCGCGAGCTGCGCCTGCTGACCGCCGACGGCGTGCTGTTACAACGCCGCGGGCTCAGCTGGCAGCCGCGGATCGACGGGGTCGGGGTGCTCGGGGTCTCGCTCGGCCGCTAG
- a CDS encoding ComF family protein encodes MTPVLPILRAALADALAVFAPSECVGCARPDRGLCRRCAAAFAASEPHATERFGQRVWCGLDYAGPARRALLAFKDGGRTEVASALSVPLRAAIAAALAEAPAGAPIELVCVPSDAAAVRRRGYHPVGTLLAAAGLRSAPLLAHTAPHVDQVGLDRAARSDNLRGALRLRPGTASLAGRRLLLVDDILTTGATAAEAVRALRAADAAVCGVAVLADTRLRADLSAAPGTFG; translated from the coding sequence ATGACCCCCGTGCTGCCGATACTGCGGGCGGCGCTCGCCGACGCGCTGGCGGTGTTCGCCCCGAGCGAGTGCGTCGGCTGTGCCCGGCCGGACCGCGGGCTCTGCCGGCGCTGCGCCGCCGCGTTCGCGGCGAGCGAGCCGCACGCCACCGAGCGGTTCGGGCAGCGCGTGTGGTGCGGGCTGGACTACGCGGGCCCGGCCAGGCGGGCGCTGCTCGCGTTCAAGGACGGCGGGCGCACCGAGGTCGCCTCCGCGCTCAGCGTGCCGCTGCGTGCGGCCATCGCCGCCGCGCTCGCCGAGGCACCGGCCGGGGCGCCGATCGAGCTGGTCTGCGTGCCCTCGGATGCCGCGGCGGTGCGCCGCCGCGGCTACCACCCCGTGGGCACCCTGCTCGCCGCGGCTGGGCTGCGGTCCGCCCCGCTACTCGCTCACACCGCCCCGCACGTGGACCAGGTCGGCTTGGACCGCGCGGCCCGCAGCGACAACCTGCGTGGCGCCCTGCGGCTGCGGCCGGGCACCGCCTCGCTGGCCGGTCGCCGGCTGCTGCTCGTGGACGACATCCTCACCACCGGAGCCACAGCGGCCGAGGCAGTGCGCGCTCTGCGGGCCGCGGACGCCGCCGTCTGCGGGGTCGCGGTGCTGGCCGACACGCGGCTGCGCGCCGACCTCTCGGCCGCTCCCGGCACCTTCGGATGA
- the hpf gene encoding ribosome hibernation-promoting factor, HPF/YfiA family — MEINIVGRNLGITDRFREYATEKAEKVANLAEKAQVLEIKVSRQSQVNGSARSDRVELTLIGKGPLVRAESEGSDKYAAFDVALGRLLERVRRAKDRRKVHRGNHRPISLREASTGGFEAVHMTPADADVLEQVRTGSIPVQSENSGEEADEAYTPVVIRRKLFASIPMSIDDALYNMELVGHDFYLFHDIETDRPSVVYRRKGWDYGVIGLGDAELEAVSA, encoded by the coding sequence ATGGAAATTAACATCGTCGGACGCAACCTAGGAATCACCGATCGTTTTCGGGAGTACGCCACAGAGAAGGCGGAAAAGGTCGCCAACCTGGCCGAGAAGGCGCAGGTCCTCGAGATCAAGGTGAGCCGCCAGAGCCAGGTCAACGGCTCGGCGCGCAGTGACCGGGTGGAGCTCACTCTGATCGGCAAGGGACCCCTGGTCCGTGCCGAGTCCGAGGGTTCAGACAAGTACGCCGCGTTCGATGTCGCACTCGGCCGCCTGCTTGAACGGGTCCGTCGGGCCAAAGACAGGCGCAAGGTGCACCGCGGCAACCACCGCCCCATTTCGTTGCGCGAGGCCAGCACGGGCGGATTCGAGGCCGTGCACATGACCCCGGCCGACGCAGACGTGCTGGAGCAGGTGCGCACCGGCTCGATCCCCGTGCAGAGTGAGAACTCCGGCGAGGAGGCCGATGAGGCCTATACACCCGTGGTGATCCGGCGGAAGCTGTTTGCGTCCATCCCCATGTCGATCGATGACGCGCTGTACAACATGGAACTGGTCGGCCACGACTTCTACCTGTTCCACGACATCGAGACCGACCGCCCGAGCGTCGTCTACCGCCGCAAGGGCTGGGACTACGGCGTGATCGGGCTGGGCGACGCCGAGCTTGAGGCCGTTTCGGCCTGA
- the secA gene encoding preprotein translocase subunit SecA has translation MASILEKVLRVGEGRTLKRLENYAKAINALEDDFTHLTDEELKHETVELRERYSNGESLDDLLPEAFAAVREASRRTLGLRHFDVQLMGGAALHLGNIAEMKTGEGKTLVATTAAYLNAITSRGVHIITVNDFLASYQSELMGRVFRALGMTTGCIVSGQTPEVRREQYAADITYGTNNEFGFDYLRDNMAWQTSDMVQRGHYFAIVDEVDSILIDEARTPLIISGPASGEANRWFTEFAQLAKRLVPGTDFEVDEKKRTVGVLEPGIEKVEDYLGIDNLYESANTPLISFLNNAIKANALFKRDKDYVVMNGEVLIVDEHTGRILMGRRYNEGIHQAIEAKEGVAVKAENQTLATVTLQNYFRLYSKLSGMTGTAETEAAEFMSTYKLGVVSIPTNKPMKRIDQADLVYKNEEAKFGQVVEDIVERHKNGQPVLVGTTSVEKSEYLSRLLAKKGVRHEVLNAKNHAREAAIVAQAGRLGSVTVATNMAGRGTDVMLGGNAEFLAVAELNAKGLSPVETPEEYELAWDEVFENVKATVEEEAAKVVAAGGLYVLGTERHESRRIDNQLRGRSGRQGDPGESRFYLSLTDDLMRLFNAGAAEALMGRTGVPDDMAIESKVVSRAIRSAQSQVEARNAEIRKNVLKYDDVLNRQREAIYSDRRHILEGDDLHERTQAFLESVIDDVLAQHTSEGAGDDWDFDALWTELKTLYPVGITIDEVVAEAGNKGKINPEFMRREILSDAKLAYKKREEALGAPAMRELERRVVLSVIDRRWREHLYEMDYLKDGIGLRAMAQRDPLVEYQREGYTMFQQMMGQIREETVGFLFNLEVEVTPGQGEVSGPRVAAKGLSRSEAPVEKLSYTAPSDSGGVEVRNQRGQIQQAATDRARRQVAASQTEPDAAEAPAAGPAARGAFGQNTGGPAAAPVNRAERRAQGKK, from the coding sequence GTGGCCTCAATTCTGGAAAAAGTCCTTCGCGTCGGTGAGGGGCGCACCCTTAAGCGCCTCGAGAACTACGCCAAGGCGATCAACGCGCTTGAAGACGACTTCACGCACCTCACCGACGAGGAGCTCAAGCACGAGACTGTCGAACTGCGCGAGCGCTACTCGAACGGCGAGTCGCTGGATGACCTGCTGCCGGAGGCCTTCGCCGCCGTGCGCGAGGCCAGCCGACGCACGCTGGGCCTGCGCCACTTCGACGTGCAGCTGATGGGTGGCGCCGCCCTGCACCTCGGCAACATCGCCGAGATGAAGACCGGTGAGGGCAAGACGCTCGTCGCGACGACCGCCGCCTACCTGAACGCCATCACCAGCCGCGGCGTGCACATCATCACCGTCAACGACTTCCTGGCCAGCTACCAGTCCGAGCTGATGGGCCGCGTGTTCCGCGCCCTCGGCATGACGACCGGCTGCATCGTGTCCGGCCAGACCCCTGAGGTGCGCCGCGAGCAGTACGCCGCCGACATCACCTACGGCACGAACAACGAGTTCGGCTTCGACTACCTGCGCGACAACATGGCGTGGCAGACCAGCGACATGGTGCAGCGCGGTCACTACTTCGCCATCGTCGACGAGGTCGACTCGATCCTCATCGATGAGGCGCGTACCCCGCTGATCATCTCCGGCCCGGCATCCGGCGAGGCCAACCGCTGGTTCACCGAGTTCGCCCAGCTCGCCAAGCGACTCGTGCCCGGCACCGACTTCGAGGTCGACGAGAAGAAGCGCACCGTCGGCGTGCTCGAGCCCGGCATTGAGAAGGTCGAGGACTACCTCGGCATCGACAACCTCTACGAGTCGGCCAACACCCCGCTGATCTCCTTCCTGAACAACGCGATCAAGGCCAACGCCCTGTTCAAGCGTGACAAGGACTACGTCGTCATGAACGGCGAAGTGCTCATCGTCGACGAGCACACCGGCCGCATCCTGATGGGCCGCCGCTACAACGAGGGCATCCACCAGGCGATCGAGGCCAAGGAGGGTGTCGCCGTCAAGGCAGAGAACCAGACCCTCGCCACCGTCACGCTGCAGAACTACTTCCGCCTCTACTCCAAGCTCTCCGGCATGACCGGTACCGCCGAGACCGAGGCCGCCGAGTTCATGTCGACCTACAAGCTCGGCGTCGTCTCGATCCCGACCAACAAGCCGATGAAGCGAATCGACCAGGCCGACCTCGTCTACAAGAACGAGGAGGCCAAGTTCGGCCAGGTCGTCGAGGACATCGTCGAGCGCCACAAGAACGGCCAGCCCGTGCTGGTCGGCACCACCTCGGTCGAGAAGAGCGAGTATCTCTCGCGCCTGCTCGCCAAGAAGGGTGTGCGCCACGAGGTCCTGAACGCCAAGAACCACGCCCGCGAGGCCGCGATCGTCGCGCAGGCCGGCCGTCTCGGCTCGGTCACCGTCGCCACCAACATGGCCGGCCGTGGCACCGACGTGATGCTCGGCGGCAACGCCGAGTTCCTCGCCGTCGCCGAGCTCAACGCCAAGGGCCTCAGCCCGGTCGAGACCCCGGAGGAGTACGAGCTCGCCTGGGACGAGGTCTTCGAGAACGTCAAGGCCACCGTCGAGGAGGAGGCGGCCAAGGTCGTCGCGGCCGGCGGCCTCTACGTGCTCGGCACGGAGCGGCACGAGTCGCGCCGCATCGACAACCAGCTGCGCGGTCGTTCCGGCCGTCAGGGCGACCCGGGCGAGAGCCGCTTCTACCTGTCGCTGACCGATGACCTCATGCGCCTGTTCAACGCCGGTGCCGCCGAGGCCCTGATGGGCCGCACCGGTGTGCCAGATGACATGGCCATCGAGTCGAAGGTCGTCAGCCGTGCCATCCGCAGCGCCCAGTCGCAGGTGGAGGCGCGCAACGCCGAGATCCGCAAGAACGTGCTCAAGTACGACGACGTGTTGAACCGCCAGCGCGAGGCGATCTACAGCGACCGCCGCCACATCCTCGAGGGTGACGACCTGCACGAGCGCACACAGGCGTTCCTGGAGAGCGTCATCGACGATGTGCTCGCACAGCACACCAGCGAGGGCGCGGGCGACGACTGGGACTTCGACGCCCTGTGGACCGAGCTGAAGACGCTCTACCCCGTCGGCATCACGATCGACGAGGTTGTGGCCGAGGCCGGCAACAAGGGCAAGATCAACCCGGAGTTCATGCGCCGCGAGATCCTCTCCGACGCCAAGCTGGCCTACAAGAAGCGCGAGGAAGCACTCGGCGCCCCGGCCATGCGCGAGCTCGAGCGCCGCGTCGTGCTCTCGGTGATCGACCGCCGCTGGCGCGAGCACCTCTACGAGATGGACTACCTCAAGGACGGCATCGGCCTGCGCGCCATGGCGCAGCGCGACCCGCTGGTCGAGTACCAGCGCGAGGGCTACACCATGTTCCAGCAGATGATGGGCCAGATCCGCGAGGAGACCGTCGGCTTCCTGTTCAACCTCGAGGTCGAGGTGACCCCTGGCCAGGGCGAGGTCTCCGGCCCGCGCGTCGCCGCGAAGGGGCTCAGCCGCTCCGAGGCGCCGGTCGAGAAGCTCAGCTACACGGCACCGAGCGATTCCGGCGGGGTCGAGGTGCGCAACCAGCGCGGCCAGATCCAGCAGGCCGCGACCGACCGTGCCCGCCGCCAGGTGGCTGCCAGCCAGACCGAGCCGGATGCCGCAGAGGCACCAGCAGCCGGCCCCGCCGCCCGCGGTGCCTTCGGGCAGAACACCGGTGGCCCCGCTGCCGCTCCGGTGAACCGTGCAGAGCGTCGCGCGCAGGGCAAGAAGTAG
- a CDS encoding Rv3235 family protein, protein MPTELHRPARAVAPADETFAPQRTGREALPDPQPLLINLTRNVLEILAGERDLEQIARWVTDDVYASLLTRVNIAARARAVKKTPIQRQSNHIARVLVSEPRDGAVEAVVIVHSRTRSRAVAIRLEGLDQRWRASAINVL, encoded by the coding sequence ATGCCCACAGAATTGCACCGACCGGCCCGGGCCGTCGCCCCCGCCGATGAGACCTTCGCCCCGCAGCGAACCGGCAGGGAGGCCCTGCCGGACCCGCAACCGCTGCTGATCAACCTGACCAGGAACGTGCTCGAGATCCTCGCCGGCGAGCGTGATCTGGAGCAGATCGCCCGCTGGGTGACCGACGACGTCTACGCCTCACTGCTGACCAGGGTCAACATCGCGGCGCGGGCACGCGCCGTCAAGAAGACGCCGATCCAGCGCCAGAGCAACCACATCGCACGGGTGCTGGTCAGCGAGCCGCGCGACGGAGCGGTGGAGGCCGTCGTCATCGTGCACAGTCGCACCCGTAGCCGGGCCGTCGCGATCCGGCTCGAGGGTCTCGACCAGCGCTGGCGGGCCAGCGCGATCAACGTGCTCTAG
- a CDS encoding helix-turn-helix domain-containing protein, which produces MPPASPDDALGRFVTLGDTAEILKISVDEALALVRSGELAAIRVGRAADSSGGASMWRVERAVLEAYIEAKYEETRRMGLWNQAAFANIPELSGGTIVRGPRSPDDQPPGDES; this is translated from the coding sequence ATGCCTCCTGCCTCCCCCGATGACGCCCTCGGTCGCTTCGTGACCCTGGGCGACACCGCCGAGATCCTGAAGATCAGCGTCGACGAGGCGCTGGCGCTGGTACGCTCCGGCGAGCTGGCGGCGATCCGGGTCGGGCGTGCGGCTGACAGCAGCGGTGGCGCGAGCATGTGGCGGGTGGAGCGCGCCGTGCTGGAGGCCTACATCGAGGCCAAGTACGAGGAGACCCGGCGGATGGGGCTGTGGAACCAGGCCGCGTTCGCCAACATCCCCGAGCTCTCTGGCGGCACCATCGTGCGCGGGCCGCGCAGCCCGGACGATCAGCCGCCGGGCGACGAGAGCTGA
- a CDS encoding SAF domain-containing protein, whose translation MGQQVDGEAVRASRRPFWFDPRFAVGIVLVIGSVVGVYAVVAGVDDRAEVYAARGALPAGTTVTADQLETAAVSLGTLGDRYLAVGELPEQGLVLTRAVSAGELIPAAALSEQAEAGHTSVVVGLSGDIAAAVAPGARVDLWAAEQLEHGRFGPPAVILSAGEVVRVFDGGGLLGGQGRSVELRLPTGKVAAVLQAIANGDALSLVPASLAQAAE comes from the coding sequence ATGGGGCAGCAGGTCGACGGCGAGGCGGTGCGGGCTTCGAGACGGCCGTTCTGGTTCGACCCGCGCTTCGCGGTCGGCATCGTGCTCGTCATCGGCTCGGTCGTCGGCGTCTACGCGGTCGTCGCCGGCGTGGATGACAGGGCCGAGGTCTACGCGGCCAGGGGCGCGCTGCCGGCCGGCACGACCGTCACGGCCGACCAGCTGGAGACGGCCGCGGTGAGCCTCGGCACGCTGGGCGACCGCTACCTCGCCGTCGGAGAGCTGCCCGAGCAGGGCTTGGTGCTCACCCGGGCCGTGTCCGCCGGGGAGCTGATCCCGGCAGCCGCGCTCAGCGAACAGGCGGAGGCCGGCCACACCAGCGTGGTGGTCGGGCTCTCCGGAGACATCGCAGCCGCCGTGGCGCCCGGCGCCCGGGTCGACCTCTGGGCCGCGGAGCAGCTGGAGCACGGCCGTTTTGGCCCACCCGCCGTCATCCTCTCGGCCGGCGAGGTGGTGCGAGTGTTCGACGGCGGCGGACTGCTCGGCGGACAGGGCCGCTCGGTGGAGCTGCGGCTGCCGACCGGCAAGGTCGCCGCGGTGTTGCAAGCGATCGCCAACGGCGACGCGCTCTCGCTGGTGCCGGCCAGCCTCGCCCAGGCGGCGGAGTAG